GGACCTTCCTGATCTCTGGAAGCCGATAGTCTGTGTTTTCACAGGGGCAGAGGAGTCAGGGTTGAGAGGGGTGGTGCTAGGATTAGCAGGAGTCtttttggtgtatttattgatggcAGACGCCACGTAATGACTTGATGTTCGCCTGGAGGGTTTAAGGAAGGACATGTCTTTTTGCAGGTCTGGGAGAACTGGAGAGGAAAGAGCAGGTTTCATACTTAGTTGCTGAGTGTTTTTAGAGACTGAAGTCTGGCTCTCCAGCTTTTCCTCCTTTGCAACATGGATGTCTTTCCGTTGTTCTTTAGTTTCTTCTTTGAGAATCAATTCAGACTGGATTCTGTCTGCAGGTTTATATTTACtttctgttgtttcagtgtTAGTGGTCTTCCATGTATTGCCATCTTTATTCTCTTTAGCCTTATTGATGTGACCTTTGCTGAGAGGCACAGCAGTTTCTTGTCTTTCTGGACCTGAGCTCCAAAAGACTTTGGCTTTTCCAAGAAGAGGAGACTCCTCACTACCATTCATTCCCAACTCTGAtgcaccaccagctctgtttCGGGTGATGCCCACTTTGACCATATTTCCTTGATCGTCGATCTTAATGGCACCTTCAATTCTTGAGGCAGCAGCATCTCCAGTATCAGCATGTACGACGGGTTTCGGAGGAACCACAGTGAACGTTTTCATACCAAAGCGTGATGCGACGTTATGTGTGATTTGACCCAGTGAAGAGTTATTTTGATAAACACTAATCTCTTCAAATCGTTGTGATCTCTGAATGGCTGTTGATAAAAGAGGCTTCCTTTGATCATTGTTCTTGATAGGATCAGGCTTGATCTCAGTGCTCTTGGTGTGTTTCTGCTTGTCAGTGTTGGATAGGACTGCTGATCTTGTTCCCCGTTTATCCTCTTTCACACCGTTACTGTCAGTCGTACCCATGGCCTTTATTTTTGTCTCGATAATCTTATCTTCCTCTTTATCGCGTGTAGACGTTTTCATCTGTAACTTCCCAAGATGCTCCGGTTGAGATGGCTGCTTTGTATCTGCGTAGCTTCTACTATCAGCAGCTGTACAagcactgttgtttttcttctgaagCTCCATGCTGGGCTGCTGGCATAATCCTGGACCTTTGATATGATGGGAAAGAGAAAAGTGAATAACATTAAAGCACAGCTGTTTTACAACTGAGCTATAAAAATAAGCATGAACCAAAATAATCGAAATTCCAAAATTTTTCATACCTTTGTTGCCACCTGACTTAGTCCTGGTAAGTGACTTTGCCTCCTTTTCTAATTTTGTAATTTCGTAGTCCTCCAGTACTTCATCTATGGCTGTGACTGGCACATCCATGTCCACTACAGACACTGGCACATCATTACTGTTTGTGGACATAGTCTTTTTCACTGAGAAAATACCTTTGTGGTCTGGAAAAGGGGAGCAGATTCAAGTGGTAACACATAACACCTTGATACTTGggacacatttatttgtggTTTTGTCAGGAGGCCAGCATGGCTATAACCAAAATTCATTGAACTGGGAACATTCACTTAATGTGAGCCACAGTCCACTTAAACTACACATCTGGTGGACTGTGATCCAAGCTCCCTTACCTGCAAGGTCTGCATCAAAACCTGCCAAAGTCTGATGGAGCTGGGCTGTGAGATCCGGATCATCTTCATAGTTGTCCGTTACTCTGCCTGACTTTGCCTGTGGGTTGATGCCATTGTGCCTGAGGACGGTATATAAGTATCAAAAACACATCTGCAAATATTATGTAAACCACATTAACAGCCCACACAGTATCATAACATAAATCAAATAACATCGACACATGCAAAACCGTAACACAAAAAACTCTCTATGATCTCATACTTTTCattaactttcactttttttgccAGCACTGTGTCCAGCACTCTCCCGTTACTATTTTGCCATAGAAATCGAAAGAGGGTAAATGCAGGTCagtaagagaaagagaaaaaaaggtgtTGCATTTAAATATTCTGTTCTGTGCTATTTCAGATCTGTACTTAGTTTTTATTGAAGCACGTTGGCTTTGAAACACACAGCAGTAAAGATACTATTACCACAGTGCCTTAGCTTAGTATTCTCATGAGTTAGTGGTGTGTCAGCCATAACAAATTTGCAACAAGGCGGCCAAACCAAATAGAAGTTGTCTTCTAAGAGACTTGGCCTGGCCCCCTTTTCCTCAATGATTCTGAGAAAACAAGGTTATAGTGCTTTCCTGGAATACTGAGGAGCCAGCAGCAACATGCCAGACCCGGGATTCATAAAGTCTCTCTCAGTGAGAGCATCGTTCCAGGATCCGTGGTCTGGGCACTTTACCATGCACATTTCACAACTTAAAACAAAGATGTGGGGCaacattcattttcaacaaAGGCCTTTGAGTAAGGGCCTAGAACCATAACTATGAAAGCTCAACTCTAAAAAGCTGAGGGTGCCAGCTTTGGCTACAACTCACAAACTGTAACACATGATGAGAGCTGAGTTATTCTAgcacaaaaaaagtgaagaCTTTTAAAGTTGGTTGAAGCAGTGATAGTTACTCCTCAGTGAAACATGCAGGTGCACAATTAATGTGATGACCTGAAGTGAGAATCCAACTGAATATTTTAACACAGGTTTTAGCTTTAGGCAGTGGTTAGAGTAGCTTCATTTTAACAGCAAGGTGAATGGATTATTTTGGCTGCCAGGAAACTAGGATCAATTAAAATGGATTCAGTAATAAAAGAGGACAGCAATGAGAAAGATGTGAGACAGAAGATAGAGTTGGAAGAGGTGAGTTCATACTTGAAAGCATAATCCCAGATAGATTAATGAGTAGGACAGACAGTTTTCTCTTGAGGCTAGAGCAGCAGTGCATTAATGTGCCTCACCATCTTGAATAAGGCTTTAATCATCTTGCTAGAATAAATCATATATCAAGTAAATTGGGACTATTGCTCAGCTTTACTTACTCTCTTtcctcacttttattttctacCCACAGTCAACCTACTTTAGTGTATCATCTATCTCAGACTCTCGCTCTACCTGCGTCTTGATCCCCAGGTGGCACATCCCTCATCACTGTCACTAGAATTGTCCCGCACTGGTCCCAGCAGTCTCTCTCCCCCGCCTCTGCTACTTCCATCCGGAGACAAACTCCCATCTGGGGATGTGGGTTGGGTGTCAGTTGGAGAGCTGATGATGCCCGAGTCCTCACCCATGCCCTCTGAGGCAGCGTAACCCTGGTCAGgcaggctgctgctgccactgctgctgcccaGGGATACAGTTTCCTCCTCAGGTGCTTCAGTATTTGCTTTTGGTCCACTGGCTGCAGAGCTCCGCATGGAGTGGAGCCAGGCTGGTGGAGAATAGAGGAAGATGTCAGCATCAGTATTATGACTTATGATTTAAAAAGTGTGAGTAACTTTTGGCAAGAATCATTTCCAACATTCAAATCGATGAGGTTTTAGTGGCTTTGGTAGAAAATGTTTCACAATATGACTTCATCCAAGCTTTTTGCTTTGTCACTCATGCCATGCATTAAGTTTGAAAGATGTTGAggcttatttcatttttctcagatccacacacacacacacacacacattattccaAATCTTGGAACATTAATAAACAACAAACcatgaggacattttatgaCAAGAAGCATTGGACGTGGAGTGAGCATGaagagaagtggaaaaaaacacaagaggaagtatttatattaatttcaACATTCAttctgacaccacacacacaaaccagaaaACACAAgccaaatatataaacacaagcCCAGAGCACAACCACTTGTGGCATGATAAAACAACTTTAATGATGTGTGGGTGGACTTACTGTAAATAAACccttttaattagatttttttttacagtactgTTTTAGGCTCCAGTGAAAGACACTGTTGGTTCATACCCTCTCATCTCTTTAGTACAGTCATGCTTTGGTCAGTTGTGCGGGTTTTTGAGAAGTTATGTAGTCCGTCACTGATCTCATTGAACTCCAGGCCAAGAGAATAAAAATCAATGCACCATTTGTTAGGTTTTAGCAGTGCAGCCAGCATACACAGCACTGGGAACTTTACAGGGGATTCTTCCAAATGAGTTTAGCAGCAAGTGACCTTGTTAGTGATACCaagtgtctgtgagtgtgtgcacgcATTTGGGCATGCTGTGTACTCCAGTATGTCTTCCTATGTAtgcagttttgtgtgtgtgtactaagCCTGTCAGTTTTGGGCCTGATCCTAATGGTGTTGAGAGAACAGTCAGTTCCAGGAGATGTGGTGATGACTCATAGGGTTGTCCTCCCAGCTCCTTCCCAGCAACAGCTTAGTCATGCCAGCTATGGCCACaatcagtgcaaacacacacacacacacacacacatacggacAGACAAGTGCATATGCACACTGTGCAATGCTCTCATGTGTTTACACAAGTATACTGCATGCCtgcatgacaaacacacaagtaaacGTCCACACATAGCTCTCAAACCTCCAACTAAATATGAGTTTTGGTGCATGCCTCTGTTAAATCCAAACCAAAAGTATCTCCATTCACAAGAAAATCAATACCATCACATATATTACTTATCAGAATTTGACCGTGACAATCCATCTGACTTAATCAGTCTTAATCTTGaactttttaattgaaaaatgtgtttcaatCAAAACAGGGACACATGCACCTTCATTACCAAAACAATACAGGTGTATTTCCGTTCATCCACTTACTTACATTTTCATATCTCAACACCATCAAGAACCTAAACTGGATAAGTAATATTTTACATGAACTTTATATGACTTTAACAGATCTAAAAATGATCATTAAATCAATGCATCTGCAAATGCTCTACTTCGCTGGGCCAAAAAAGATTTGAGTCACAACAATAGCTGTATTCATACAGCTCAGAACAAGTCATGTGATAAAACCAAGGCTCTAATTCATTGACATGGTCACTACTCAATACGAATATTGGTTTGGTACGTAGATGTAATAATAGACTgttcaaacatgtaaacaagtcATGATCTATAAAATCGCAATTAAGGTCAAATTTGCCTTCTGCAGTTTTTAACCATAAACAAATGATAATCTAATTCttttcacatacagtacaatgcCAGGGCAGTCATTTCAGATCCATTCtcttcaatttaaaaacaagctgTAAAGCTTTAATGCAAGTTACGGTCTAAAACTCAATGTGTATTGTCAACCTCCAGTCCTTTCTTGAAACTAAGTCTTTTATTTTAGCTAAAAACAACATGTCATTGATAGATAATCCTTTACATGTTTATGCCAAAGGAATTGTGCACCCGTGTCTCTTGTTTCAACACTAATCTGCAACACAGGGAGCAGGGAGAGAAACATACGCTGTCCAACTATTGATCTGCAGATATCACATCACCAAAATATTGGCTGGTGGATATTGCATGGCCTTGTCTCATAACCTCATTTCAGCATGTCACCCATCAATCACATGGTAACTGATCCTCTCTTCTATCATTGTATAGTCTTCCTATCACATTCTCAGTGTTCACTTTTAACTCAGCCCTGATCTCATGCATAATCAATGAAAACTAGCAGATTGAGCTGAAATTCAAAACcaacaaaaatatttacatacatttgtaaaaaaaaaaaaatgttaaaccCAACAAAGAAttgctttaaaaccagagaaCATCTTGCTTTCACCTGTCATTTTATATCCTCAAATCCAAACCAGCACAAATGCAGTGAGATTACTGAAAAAAATGGCTTGTGAGATAACTGACACCAAGTGAAAGCAAGTTACAGAAAAACTATTCACATCACGTGATAATCAAGActataacaaacacaaaacagcaaaaaataatatgtcaaagaagaaaaatgacaggAGGAGAGTGAATGTTCGAGAGAGATCCAGCAGAAATAGTAAAGGCGAAGATGAAGCAAAGGGAGATGATGGACGAAGGAAGGGTCGGGCAAGGGCAGAGACTTCAGGAGTGTTTGGAGCGCAGACGCACAGGCCCACAGCAGTACACTACAAAGGAGGGTGCAGGGAGGGGagtaaagaaaagaacagaTGTGAACATGGATAGATCATGACCACTGCACTTGGTGGGAATGGTGAGGAAAACAGCATCCAGAGAAAAACCTACAATACAGAGAACAAATCAAGTGACATAAGGTTGCTTGTGTAAACTTCAACAGCTCTTccattatatacagtatctaatATACTCCTGTGTACTGTAtaaatgcaacataaaatgTACTAATGTTGATTGGAGTTGACCTCTGCCTTGACCCTTGGGCcacaaaaagaaataacatgCCCTACAGGTTGACATTTATAGATATGAAGAACCTTGACCTCACATGGACCCAGTATCACTTGACAACTCAGCCCCCCAGGTCGCTGATTGAGAGATGTAAAACATGTCAGGGCAGAGTGCAtattcacatgcacatgcacaaagGTTTGGCAGTAAAAAATAGTTGCAAAAATATCAACTCTGAAAGAAAACATAGACAATGAATAGAGCGGATtctaggaggaaaaaaagaaagacaatgaGTAAGTCAAAGGGAGAGGCAGTCCATCTGGAACCTACACTGGGgagctgcttcctcctcctccatagGACACTCTGGGGAATTATTTTCTGTGGGCTCAATGGGAGGGGAGGGCAGGGATGGAGTGGACGGGGAAGGGGGAAGGACAAGCTGTGATGCTTCCCGGGCTGGTGAACGACGAGGTTTGGGTGGTGCTGGTTGATCAGTGATTCCTGGAGGAGAAATAGCATGCAGGCAGAGCAGGGCAGGAACGCACAGTTCCGCTTGTAAAACTGGGGAACAGGAGACAAATATCCTACATGCAAACATATCAAATTGAGAGTACTAAAAACAACATCTTTGAAACTGCTTTATCTTTGGGGAATCTAGTGATGACGTTTGAGTTTCAGTGGGCAGAACGCCCTCCTTTGTCAACTGAGCCATGAGGATTATTGCTATTTAAGTACAATAAGTCACTCTAGCGCTTGCAGTCCCCTCATATCTGTGAGATTTACAATTGCAAAAAAGCTGTTTGAAGCTGCCTTTCAGTTTACACAAATCCTGTATCTGGTAAAATCTTGAAAAACAGATCATGATATGctaaggacaggtgaacaaatGGGACAAATTCTATCTGAATAACACATTGGAATGAAAGGGCATAACCACAGTTACTGTAAAAGCACAGGGCTGAAAAACAGCTACCTTAAATGTCCTTATAAGGCTCATCTTGCATCAGTGTGCTGTGTCAGCAGGTGCTGTCAATGTGTTGCTTTATCTGTTTGCCCTGTTGTCAAAAATGGGAGGGAACTGAAACAGCGTGCAGAGCTGAGATGATAAACTACACCATCATAACCTTGACAGCTTCTAgggtgggcacacacacacatgcccacacCCTCTATCTCCCTCACACAAGCAGATTACGATGGTTGAATCCACTTTCCCTATTTATTGGTTATTTATGTGACACTTTACATGTCTGAATACATATCAGTGTAAATAAAGTGCATAGCCTCAAATGCAGTAGTACTACAATATATCACTGTTAATAAAAACGGGCTATGCTGACTAGATATACACAGGGAATACTCATTTAATTTAGTAGTGACCTTCCTGTTTCAATATGAagttatgaaaagaaaaattggaTTACATATGTAAtgttataaaatatattaatgaTGTTTCTACAGCTAACAACACACAGTGCACACCAACACACTAACTAACCCATGAATACATGGGTATAAGAGTAGAAGACATTTTCAGCTGCTACAGCACAAATtgatttaaagagagaaaaaagtaaatattacCCGATATCAGGTCCTAGATGAAGCAATGGTATAAAATGCTGTATTACACTACTGTGGAGCCACTTTACAATTATGAATCTTTATAACACAAAGTGTTTcagagaaaatgacaaacactttAGAGTTTGACATACCCATCCATTACGGTTGAATGAAAGACTAAAAAAGACCTACTGTATATGATTTAATGTGCTGTATATATTTCTGTCTGAATGAGGGCACCATCATATACTCAGTGTTCCcacacatcaaattcaaggagcGCATGTAGAGACacaagatgggagggcaacttgtaagagttGCTTTGCCCCTAGCGTCTTCCTTAATCGAtctgcagcacgctctgcatctggacaagtgattagCCTTGGGATCACGGTCAAgccagtctttgtcattttctttggtgagccaggCATCATGTAATTTGCTCTCTAttgcttaacgttactcgctTATTGTTttgcatggaatctcacatcGATTGCGGACAGAGAGTAATAACGACTTAATGTTTGTTCTGTGTCGGCCTAGTCtatgtacatcaagcaatgcagggcccATGAAATAGTAGGTggtgtcgtaacaaacaaggacAAACCGGCGgcaggagacatttacctaaatatcaacttaaatACTTTCTTGCACTTTCAGTGActcatgtctatttagggtgattttcaaatTCACCATTTCAAGTATTTCAAGCacccatgggaaccctgtaTACTGCATGTGCAGGGTGTAGTTGTCTAGCCTCAACGTGTACACCAGCTATTCATTCTGTGCCAAATATGTACTGTTCATGTCTAACGAGGTGCAGTTCTCAGGTTGCAATGAAAAACATCTTGAGAGTCAAAGTGGAAAGTTGAAAAAATTAGGTTGAGGTTGACTGCAAGGACAAAATGGGAACTTTTTAGGATAATGTGGCCTTGTACATGAAACACAATTTCAGTAGAAAGCACATGTTTCAAAAGTGTGCAAAAATAGCAAACGGGAGTGGGAGAAGACTTACAAGAGGGAGGGAGTTAAagcaaaagagaaaatgatGCAATGTCAGCAAAGTGTCATGATAGAGGACAAGAAAAGTAGCTAGGTTTATAGATTTATTAATGTTCTTCTTCCTATATGTTTCATCTCGTCTAATGAACAAACCTCCTCATACTTCATCCTTCCTACTGCTTTCATCTGGCTGTCCATCACACTCCTCTCCTTACACGCCCTATAGTTCCTTGTTTCTACCTTGCTACTCTGTCATTCTGCTTCCCATGCTCATTTCTCTGAACTCTAGTCTGTCTCTTTAACCTTTCTCATCATGTCTGCATCTTTCTCATCTCTGCCTCCGTCAGACACAAAAACTATCTCCTGCAATCTCACTTTTCTACAGAAAAAATATCTCAGTTACATATAGATCAATATAAGGCCAGCTAATTTTCTCATAGTCATagttaaatgtgtgatttatctGCCAGCTTTGAAGGTTTGTGTGAGGTGCTGCATGCACacgagagagaaataaagagaggaatggaaagagagagggaaacagaaGGCTAAGAATGTGAGGGATTGATAAGCATGGGCAAGAGACAAGGACTGTATTGTCTCATGAGCTATGATGAAAACCAGCTCCACCAGTTCTGTACTTTAACcataacatgcacacacaagcacaaacacatgcagcctTTCACCAGGTCACTTTTGACAGTTTCACATGTTGCTGGAGTGTGACAGCTTAGTTCTCCAGGGCAGACGTTCTTCAGTCACATTCTGACAAGAGGATAATGAAGTAACCTCTACAGGCAACCTGTGACTGCCTCACTTCTTTAACATGCAGAATGTTTACCACCACAGAGAGTTTAGTAAGCAACAGCCAAGTTACTTTTTGCTgatgaatataaatgttttgtgtACAGTGGAATGATCAAAATCCAATTCAGAAAGGTAACTGAGGGATTAGATAGTAAAACAAAATGCataaagatatacagtataacagaTGTAATTGCAGTTTCACTGTCTCTGGTGCTGCTTGTTTGCTTTTTCATTATAAATAACTAAAGCTGCCATTTGGTATTGTTCCTATTGCTAATATGCTGTTTGAGAACCTACTATTCACACAGATAAGGCATGTCTGATATTTACCTATTGCACTGTGTCTGTTGTTCTCAGCTTCATCCAGCTTCAAGCTAAGGGCCGACTCAGTCTCCGACCTGGAGCTGCTGGCTGAATTCACCTCTTGATTTGATTTGGCAGCCATGCCCCTCAATTTCTCTGATTCCTCCAACCTGTAGACGGAGCTTTTTGTAATGGGCTGCAGCTGCACAGATTCACTCGCTGAGCTGCTGGTGACACTGCTGCATTGGGAACCAGCCTGGTCCTGGTCAGCATCTGAATCATCGAGGCTGTGGCTGAGTTCAGAGTTGGAATCCTGGTAGGCCAAGCTGTCACTGGTGCTGCTAGTTGGGGTTGGGGAGTTGGTGGTTGGAGGATTAGGTTGTGTTGAGGTTTTCATGGGGACTGGTTTGACTGTTTGCATTACCACAATGGTAGAAGAGGCATGAACTGATTCTGCCATTCTGGTTGGTAAGGCTTGGATAGATATCTCAGTAGTGTCAGGAGTGAGAGGAGCAGAGGCTGAAGTGTCATCAGAGCCTGGGGTGATGGAAGACGGGGTGGGAGGAGGGGCCGGAgcctttcttttcctctgctgGCTTTCTGAGCCAAGTCCCATCTGAGagaaagtaaatgaaaaagAGGGTGAGAGAGTAGAAAGTTAATGTGAGcaccttgtgtctgtgtgtgtgtgtgtgtgtgtgtgtgtgtgtgtgtgtgtggtctaacCATAAATCAGCCTGTAAATTTAGTCTGCCAGGACTGAAGTAGAGTTTACTACTGAGTAATTAAATCAAGTAGGGTTTTGGCAGGAGTCTCAGTCTTCAAATTCCACCCGAGTGCCAACATTGCCTTTGAATTATAGTACAACAAGACATATCAACGACTGGGAGTGATACAGTTAATATGGTGCAGGGCTATATGGTACATTTCAGAGACTGGATTTACAGCCACGACACAGCTCAGTTATGTCAAAGAGATGTCATTTCTTCAGAGTGTGAGCAAACTATTATTGCCAGAGTCACTTAggattaagtaaaaaaaaaataaaacaggatcaAATGTTTAACAGATTTTTAACAcatatttgctccatataacataGAAATCGTCATTTCCCGCTTTGAAAATGTTcatacattttatggacaaacgattactcaattaatcgagaaaataaacgTTAGTACTGATAACATTATTCCTTTTACCACAGAGGACAtgccttgtaaaaaaaaataaataagcccAACTTGCCTTTTTTCCAGCCAACTGGGTTCACACATGTGAACTCAATGAACTCACTGCATGGCATGCTATGGAAATCCAAATGCCCCCCCACCCCAAGTGGTTGTCTTTCTCTTCCTGCTTCTTCCCCTCCTGACATTCATACAATAATACAGCCCTACCCTGCAAAGTATGGTATGGTGTGGTATGGTAGAAAAAGAGCTGTGGCTTCACcgacacaaatgcacacacacttttctgtgTGACTGTATGAGCATACAAACATATGACCCCACATGTGCACAAACATGAGAAGGAACAGTATATCTAATATATCAGACTGAGCTGAAGTGTATGGATTAGTGGGTTCAGGGTTGCAGGGTTACGAGGGTTACTTTCATGGGCTTGTTGGCGCCATGAATGGGAACACAGCGTGTAGCC
The sequence above is a segment of the Solea solea chromosome 13, fSolSol10.1, whole genome shotgun sequence genome. Coding sequences within it:
- the cobl gene encoding protein cordon-bleu isoform X1; this translates as MTDSAKPPFRRRMKAHAPPPPRAPQPAPRHIFRNTDGGGTSGMDAKENMLRPTVDFKLTLPQGYQTSLTEDGSKALMDLLVELCSRFHLNPALHTLELLSPEGHSLGFKPNALLGSLNVACVFIKEKVWEDKVVRRPAPKVPEKTVRLLVNYHGSQKAVLRVNPLVPLEALTPVICDKCEFDPSHVLLLKDGISRQKLPLDKSLTELGIKELYVHDKSLVLQPKMASAPALNYSDSLYSSTTSLGKSEKKGLLGIFQFSRKKSKKTFADMDECDDNVFQNTDTQTDGLSKVSGVPSTLGQSQSVMNMSRMSPKADIKKRQAPVPPEAPATTTGHSFEAYQMGLGSESQQRKRKAPAPPPTPSSITPGSDDTSASAPLTPDTTEISIQALPTRMAESVHASSTIVVMQTVKPVPMKTSTQPNPPTTNSPTPTSSTSDSLAYQDSNSELSHSLDDSDADQDQAGSQCSSVTSSSASESVQLQPITKSSVYRLEESEKLRGMAAKSNQEVNSASSSRSETESALSLKLDEAENNRHSAIGITDQPAPPKPRRSPAREASQLVLPPSPSTPSLPSPPIEPTENNSPECPMEEEEAAPQSWLHSMRSSAASGPKANTEAPEEETVSLGSSSGSSSLPDQGYAASEGMGEDSGIISSPTDTQPTSPDGSLSPDGSSRGGGERLLGPVRDNSSDSDEGCATWGSRRRHNGINPQAKSGRVTDNYEDDPDLTAQLHQTLAGFDADLADHKGIFSVKKTMSTNSNDVPVSVVDMDVPVTAIDEVLEDYEITKLEKEAKSLTRTKSGGNKGPGLCQQPSMELQKKNNSACTAADSRSYADTKQPSQPEHLGKLQMKTSTRDKEEDKIIETKIKAMGTTDSNGVKEDKRGTRSAVLSNTDKQKHTKSTEIKPDPIKNNDQRKPLLSTAIQRSQRFEEISVYQNNSSLGQITHNVASRFGMKTFTVVPPKPVVHADTGDAAASRIEGAIKIDDQGNMVKVGITRNRAGGASELGMNGSEESPLLGKAKVFWSSGPERQETAVPLSKGHINKAKENKDGNTWKTTNTETTESKYKPADRIQSELILKEETKEQRKDIHVAKEEKLESQTSVSKNTQQLSMKPALSSPVLPDLQKDMSFLKPSRRTSSHYVASAINKYTKKTPANPSTTPLNPDSSAPVKTQTIGFQRSGRSIQVNPHQSFQSSLSDNKKNDSAYKPHTFGPKRSMSYPEYVSDSQRDFGEDSPDTGGFGHCVGSTNGSFNTLETKTAKNKHSQSSGSTQIHVIANNDREDIKHIRPSGTNPTQSSLPRSSSQQPTASKTAVQTNTKDTTKAATHLTRDARPQPSVTVSDSNDISQAVTVFGPVKKFRPVICKSVEKETSLHSSLMDAIQTGTGKERLKKISTSADTCEKKLSYVDEENERSALLAAIRGQSKSARLKKTKSEAADELEKFRKGASEEESSADPPPSPLFVSSTSPPVLTPPPPPPAPMFAPPPPPPILPAGKPRTVAPPSANTAMNPGLARDAMLEAIRSGSAAEKLKKVAVPKKTVQVNGRLGTIQATSSGLPQQ
- the cobl gene encoding protein cordon-bleu isoform X6, which codes for MTDSAKPPFRRRMKAHAPPPPRAPQPAPRHIFRNTDGGGTSGMDAKENMLRPTVDFKLTLPQGYQTSLTEDGSKALMDLLVELCSRFHLNPALHTLELLSPEGHSLGFKPNALLGSLNVACVFIKEKVWEDKVVRRPAPKVPEKTVRLLVNYHGSQKAVLRVNPLVPLEALTPVICDKCEFDPSHVLLLKDGISRQKLPLDKSLTELGIKELYVHDKSLVLQPKMASAPALNYSDSLYSSTTSLGKSEKKGLLGIFQFSRKKSKKTFADMDECDDNVFQNTDTQTDGLSKVSGVPSTLGQSQSVMNMSRMSPKADIKKRQAPVPPEAPATTTGHSFEAYQMGLGSESQQRKRKAPAPPPTPSSITPGSDDTSASAPLTPDTTEISIQALPTRMAESVHASSTIVVMQTVKPVPMKTSTQPNPPTTNSPTPTSSTSDSLAYQDSNSELSHSLDDSDADQDQAGSQCSSVTSSSASESVQLQPITKSSVYRLEESEKLRGMAAKSNQEVNSASSSRSETESALSLKLDEAENNRHSAIAWLHSMRSSAASGPKANTEAPEEETVSLGSSSGSSSLPDQGYAASEGMGEDSGIISSPTDTQPTSPDGSLSPDGSSRGGGERLLGPVRDNSSDSDEGCATWGSRRRHNGINPQAKSGRVTDNYEDDPDLTAQLHQTLAGFDADLADHKGIFSVKKTMSTNSNDVPVSVVDMDVPVTAIDEVLEDYEITKLEKEAKSLTRTKSGGNKGPGLCQQPSMELQKKNNSACTAADSRSYADTKQPSQPEHLGKLQMKTSTRDKEEDKIIETKIKAMGTTDSNGVKEDKRGTRSAVLSNTDKQKHTKSTEIKPDPIKNNDQRKPLLSTAIQRSQRFEEISVYQNNSSLGQITHNVASRFGMKTFTVVPPKPVVHADTGDAAASRIEGAIKIDDQGNMVKVGITRNRAGGASELGMNGSEESPLLGKAKVFWSSGPERQETAVPLSKGHINKAKENKDGNTWKTTNTETTESKYKPADRIQSELILKEETKEQRKDIHVAKEEKLESQTSVSKNTQQLSMKPALSSPVLPDLQKDMSFLKPSRRTSSHYVASAINKYTKKTPANPSTTPLNPDSSAPVKTQTIGFQRSGRSIQVNPHQSFQSSLSDNKKNDSAYKPHTFGPKRSMSYPEYVSDSQRDFGEDSPDTGGFGHCVGSTNGSFNTLETKTAKNKHSQSSGSTQIHVIANNDREDIKHIRPSGTNPTQSSLPRSSSQQPTASKTAVQTNTKDTTKAATHLTRDARPQPSVTVSDSNDISQAVTVFGPVKKFRPVICKSVEKETSLHSSLMDAIQTGTGKERLKKISTSADTCEKKLSYVDEENERSALLAAIRGQSKSARLKKTKSEAADELEKFRKGASEEESSADPPPSPLFVSSTSPPVLTPPPPPPAPMFAPPPPPPILPAGKPRTVAPPSANTAMNPGLARDAMLEAIRSGSAAEKLKKVAVPKKTVQVNGRLGTIQATSSGLPQQ